One Vitis vinifera cultivar Pinot Noir 40024 chromosome 8, ASM3070453v1 genomic window carries:
- the LOC109123048 gene encoding probable WRKY transcription factor 26 gives MASSAASFNTSSHNSQDDFSFSTQLMSSSFTDLLSSGGDMDHSAPFAWALSDPLSHTTEFPKFKSLPPPSLPISPPPVSPSSYFAFSSGFSSTDLLDSPLLLSSSNVLPSPITGNFAAPGFNWRSNSNEHQQAFNDTDRKFSDLLFQSQTRPSGGEALKTQAPWNSDKPEKQTHFPQEKTGVKSEFASLQSLSPEIASIQTNMQSNNIPQSGRSHHAQPSESYREQRRSDDGYNWRKYGQKQVKGSENPRSYYKCTFPNCPTKKKVERSLEGHITEIVYKGTHSHPKPQPKRSSSQSFPSASTNSEISGHSMPIGNPYMDSMTTSENSSVSIGEDDFDQNSPMSRSGGDDENEREAKRWKGEYENEAISASESRTVKEPRVVVQTTSDIDILDDGYRWRKYGQKVVKGNPNPRSYYKCTSIGCPVRKHVERSSKDIRAVLTTYEGKHNHDVPAARGSGSHFVTKPLPNNSTTTVPAPIRPSVMTNHSNYTTTNANPQTRPPTSASQAPFTLEMLQSPGSFGFSGFGRMSHPDGVFSRTKEEPKDDLFQSFFC, from the exons GAGACATGGATCACAGTGCTCCATTCGCTTGGGCTCTCTCCGATCCTTTAAGTCATACAACCGAATTCCCTAAATTCAAATCCCTCCCTCCCCCTTCACTCCCCATCTCTCCTCCTCCCGTCTCTCCTTCTTCTTACTTTGCGTTTTCATCTGGTTTCAGCTCCACAGACCTCTTGGACTCCCCTCTGCTTCTCTCCTCTTCTAAT GTTCTTCCGTCTCCAATCACTGGGAATTTTGCTGCTCCGGGCTTCAACTGGAGGAGTAATTCTAACGAGCACCAGCAGGCTTTCAATGACACAGACAGAAAATTTTCTGATCTCCTTTTCCAGTCCCAAACAAGGCCTTCAGGG GGAGAGGCGTTGAAAACCCAAGCACCATGGAATTCTGATAAACCCGAAAAGCAAACTCATTTCCCACAAGAGAAAACCGGAGTGAAATCAGAATTTGCTTCACTTCAGAGCTTGTCACCGGAAATCGCTTCAATCCAAACCAACATGCAGAGCAACAATATTCCCCAATCTGGCCGGAGCCATCATGCTCAGCCATCTGAGTCTTACAGAGAGCAAAGGAGATCAGACGATGGGTATAACTGGAGAAAGTATGGTCAAAAACAAGTGAAGGGAAGTGAAAATCCGCGTAGTTATTACAAGTGCACGTTTCCAAATTGCCCGACAAAGAAGAAGGTTGAACGATCTTTGGAGGGTCATATTACTGAAATAGTGTACAAGGGAACTCACAGCCATCCTAAGCCTCAGCCCAAGAGATCATCTTCTCAATCATTTCCTTCCGCAAGCACAAACTCGGAAATTTCTGGGCATTCAATGCCAATAGGAAACCCATACATGGATTCTATGACAACGTCTGAGAATTCTTCAGTCTCTATTGGAGAGGATGACTTTGATCAAAACTCTCCAATGAGTAGATCAGGAGGAGATGATGAAAATGAACGGGAGGCCAAAAGATG GAAGGGAGAGTACGAAAATGAGGCAATTTCAGCTTCTGAAAGCAGAACTGTGAAAGAACCTAGAGTAGTGGTTCAAACAACAAGCGACATTGATATTCTTGATGATGGCTATAGATGGAGGAAATATGGGCAGAAAGTAGTCAAGGGAAACCCGAATCCAAG GAGCTACTATAAATGTACGAGTATAGGTTGTCCAGTGAGGAAACATGTGGAGCGATCATCCAAGGATATCAGAGCTGTGCTCACCACATATGAAGGGAAACACAACCATGATGTTCCAGCGGCACGTGGTAGTGGCAGCCATTTTGTGACTAAACCTTTACCAAATAATAGCACCACAACTGTGCCTGCGCCTATAAGGCCCTCAGTCATGACCAACCATTCTAACTACACTACAACTAACGCTAACCCCCAAACAAGGCCACCAACATCAGCAAGTCAAGCACCTTTCACCCTGGAAATGTTGCAGAGCCCGGGGAGTTTTGGATTCTCAGGATTTGGTAGAATGTCTCACCCAGATGGGGTTTTCTCAAGAACCAAGGAAGAGCCTAAGGATGACTTGTTCCAGTCATTTTTTTGCTGA